The Caballeronia sp. SL2Y3 genome includes a window with the following:
- a CDS encoding cupredoxin domain-containing protein, with protein sequence MSSKIKAVALALSVVAGTAGAADLPTFKLEMNDGKLNPARIEVPAGQRIKIEVHNVGKGAAEFESVQLRKEKVLAPGADSFVVIAPLDPGEYKFFDDFHQTAQGVIVAK encoded by the coding sequence ATGAGCTCGAAAATCAAGGCAGTTGCGCTCGCGTTGTCCGTGGTGGCCGGCACGGCGGGCGCGGCCGATCTGCCGACGTTCAAGCTGGAAATGAACGACGGCAAGCTGAACCCGGCGCGCATCGAGGTGCCGGCGGGACAGCGCATCAAGATCGAAGTGCATAACGTGGGCAAGGGCGCGGCCGAGTTCGAAAGCGTGCAGCTGCGCAAAGAGAAAGTGCTGGCGCCGGGCGCGGATTCGTTCGTGGTGATCGCGCCGCTCGATCCGGGCGAGTACAAGTTCTTCGACGATTTTCATCAGACGGCGCAAGGCGTGATCGTCGCGAAGTGA
- the uvrB gene encoding excinuclease ABC subunit UvrB, with product MSDTLIEAPDALDESKFVTFDGSPFQLYQPYPPAGDQPGAIETLVEGVEDGLSFQTLLGVTGSGKTFTMANVIARLGRPAIVFAPNKTLAAQLYAEFREFFPRNAVEYFVSYYDYYQPEAYVPQRDLFIEKDSSINEHIEQMRLSATKSLLERRDVVIVATVSAIYGIGNPSEYHKMILTLRTGDKLGQRDIIARLIAMQYNRNEADFQRGTFRVRGDTIDIFPAEHAEMAVRVELFDDEIEAMQLFDPLTGRVRNKIPRFTVYPSSHYVTPRDTVMRAIETIKEELRDRLEFFHREGKLVEAQRLEQRTRFDLEMLQELGFCKGIENYSRHFSGAAPGEPPPTLVDYLPPDALMLLDESHVLIGQLNGMYNGDRARKENLVDYGFRMPSALDNRPLKFNEFERKMRQAIFVSATPADYEQKKAGQVAEQLVRPTGLVDPEIEVRPARSQVDDVLSEINARVAAGERVLVTVLTKRMAEQLTEFLSDHGVKVRYLHSDIDTVERVEIIRDLRLGTFDVLVGINLLREGLDIPEVSLVAILDADKEGFLRAERSLIQTIGRAARNVNGKAILYADNMTDSMKRAIDETERRRAKQIAHNQAMGITPRGVEKRIKDIIDGVYSADEARAELKEAQARAKFEDMSEKQIAKEIKRLEKQMMDHAKNLEFEKAAQTRDQLALLRQRVFGANVGDHVSGIGGK from the coding sequence ATGTCCGATACCCTCATCGAAGCGCCCGACGCACTGGACGAGTCGAAGTTCGTCACCTTCGACGGCTCGCCGTTTCAGCTCTATCAACCGTATCCGCCCGCCGGCGACCAGCCCGGCGCAATCGAGACGCTCGTCGAAGGCGTCGAGGACGGCCTCTCGTTCCAGACGCTGCTCGGCGTCACGGGCTCCGGCAAGACCTTCACGATGGCGAACGTGATCGCGCGGCTCGGCCGGCCGGCCATCGTGTTTGCGCCGAACAAGACGCTCGCCGCGCAGCTCTACGCGGAGTTCCGCGAGTTCTTCCCGCGCAACGCGGTCGAGTACTTCGTCTCGTACTACGACTACTACCAGCCGGAAGCGTACGTGCCGCAGCGCGATCTTTTCATCGAGAAAGATTCGTCGATCAACGAGCACATCGAGCAGATGCGGCTCTCGGCCACCAAGAGCCTGCTGGAACGGCGTGACGTGGTGATCGTGGCGACGGTGTCGGCGATCTACGGTATCGGCAATCCGTCCGAGTACCACAAGATGATTCTGACGCTGCGCACGGGCGACAAGCTCGGCCAGCGCGACATCATCGCGCGGCTGATCGCGATGCAGTACAACCGCAACGAAGCCGACTTCCAGCGCGGCACGTTCCGCGTGCGCGGCGACACCATCGACATCTTTCCGGCGGAACATGCCGAAATGGCGGTGCGCGTCGAGCTGTTCGACGACGAGATCGAGGCCATGCAGCTCTTCGATCCGCTCACCGGCCGCGTGCGCAACAAGATCCCGCGCTTCACCGTGTATCCGTCGTCGCATTACGTGACGCCGCGCGACACCGTCATGCGCGCCATCGAGACCATCAAGGAAGAACTGCGCGACCGGCTGGAGTTCTTCCACCGCGAGGGCAAGCTCGTCGAGGCGCAGCGGCTCGAACAGCGCACGCGTTTCGACCTGGAAATGCTTCAGGAACTGGGGTTCTGCAAGGGCATCGAGAACTACTCGCGGCACTTCTCGGGCGCCGCGCCCGGCGAGCCGCCGCCGACGCTCGTCGATTATTTGCCGCCCGATGCGCTGATGCTTCTGGACGAATCGCACGTGCTGATCGGCCAGTTGAACGGCATGTACAACGGCGACCGCGCGCGCAAGGAGAATCTCGTCGATTACGGCTTTCGCATGCCGTCCGCGCTCGATAACCGGCCGCTCAAGTTCAACGAGTTCGAGCGCAAGATGCGTCAGGCGATCTTCGTCTCGGCCACGCCCGCCGACTACGAGCAGAAGAAGGCAGGGCAGGTCGCCGAGCAGCTCGTGCGACCGACGGGCCTCGTCGATCCGGAAATCGAAGTGAGGCCTGCGCGCTCGCAAGTGGACGACGTGCTCTCGGAAATCAACGCGCGCGTTGCTGCAGGGGAGCGCGTGCTCGTCACCGTGCTGACCAAGCGCATGGCGGAACAGCTCACCGAATTCCTCTCCGACCACGGCGTGAAGGTGCGCTATCTGCATAGCGACATCGATACGGTTGAGCGCGTCGAGATCATCCGCGATTTGCGCCTCGGCACGTTCGACGTGCTCGTCGGCATCAACCTGCTGCGCGAAGGGCTGGATATCCCGGAAGTGTCGCTCGTCGCGATTCTCGACGCCGACAAGGAAGGCTTCCTGCGCGCCGAGCGTTCGCTCATTCAGACCATCGGCCGCGCCGCGCGCAATGTGAACGGCAAGGCGATTCTCTATGCCGACAACATGACCGACTCGATGAAGCGCGCCATCGACGAAACCGAGCGGCGGCGCGCGAAGCAGATCGCGCATAACCAGGCGATGGGCATCACGCCGCGCGGCGTCGAGAAGCGCATCAAGGACATCATCGACGGCGTCTACAGCGCCGACGAAGCGCGCGCCGAGCTAAAGGAAGCGCAGGCGCGCGCCAAGTTCGAGGACATGAGCGAGAAGCAGATCGCGAAGGAAATCAAGCGCCTCGAAAAGCAGATGATGGATCACGCCAAGAACCTCGAATTCGAAAAGGCGGCGCAGACCCGCGACCAATTGGCGCTCCTGCGTCAGCGCGTGTTCGGCGCGAACGTGGGCGATCATGTGAGCGGAATCGGCGGCAAATGA
- a CDS encoding FTR1 family protein, which produces MGQVLFIVWRESVEALLVVGILYAWLKNGDHQARRGLPYLWLGVVAGLLAAVGLGAALIGFTEVLSGNAQDYFQTAMVLVACVLIVQMVLWMKRHGRTLKRDMETSLQKTTQDGHWWGIALLVALAIAREGSETAVFLYGVGFGQSGHVAASQYAAIIIGFGLALLTFYVLQLGGKVFSWRAFFRVTEIMLLFLAAGLFETGVDKLIDMEVLPVIVNQMWKTSAILDDSGTFGSLVATLTGYRAHPAGMNIVAYAVYWIVIYLLLRRSNSQMAQKQKAAGRPA; this is translated from the coding sequence ATGGGGCAGGTACTTTTCATCGTGTGGCGGGAAAGCGTCGAGGCGCTTCTCGTCGTCGGCATTCTGTACGCGTGGCTCAAGAACGGCGATCATCAGGCGCGTCGCGGCCTGCCTTATCTGTGGCTCGGCGTCGTGGCGGGGTTGCTCGCGGCGGTCGGTCTCGGGGCAGCGTTGATCGGCTTCACCGAAGTTCTCTCCGGCAATGCTCAAGACTACTTTCAGACGGCGATGGTGCTCGTCGCGTGCGTGTTGATCGTGCAGATGGTGCTGTGGATGAAGCGCCACGGCCGCACGCTCAAGCGCGACATGGAAACGTCGCTGCAAAAGACCACGCAGGACGGCCACTGGTGGGGCATCGCGCTGCTTGTGGCGCTCGCCATCGCGCGTGAAGGCAGCGAAACCGCCGTGTTCCTGTACGGCGTCGGCTTCGGGCAATCCGGACACGTCGCGGCTTCGCAGTATGCGGCCATCATCATCGGATTCGGGCTCGCGCTGCTGACCTTCTACGTGCTTCAGCTCGGCGGCAAGGTGTTCTCGTGGCGCGCATTCTTCCGCGTCACCGAAATCATGCTGCTGTTCCTCGCGGCGGGTCTCTTCGAAACGGGCGTCGACAAGCTGATCGACATGGAAGTGCTGCCGGTCATCGTCAATCAGATGTGGAAGACGTCTGCGATCCTCGACGACTCCGGCACGTTCGGCTCGCTCGTCGCGACGCTCACGGGGTATCGCGCGCATCCGGCGGGCATGAACATCGTCGCGTATGCGGTGTACTGGATCGTCATCTATCTCTTGTTGCGCCGCTCGAATAGCCAGATGGCGCAGAAACAGAAGGCGGCCGGACGCCCCGCATGA
- a CDS encoding amino acid aminotransferase — protein sequence MSLFSAVELAPRDPILGLNEAFNADPRPTKVNLGVGVYTNEEGKIPLLRAVREAEKARVEAALPRGYLPIDGIAAYDAAVQSLLLGKDSPLVADGRVVTAQALGGTGALKIGADFLKRMNPNAIVAISDPSWENHRALFEGAGFEVVNYPYYDAATHGVNFEGMLAALNGYAAGTIVVLHACCHNPTGVDLTDAQWAQVVEVVKARDLVPFLDIAYQGFGESIEADAAAVRLFAAAGLNVFVSSSFSKSFSLYGERVGALSIITASKEESTRVLSQLKRVIRTNYSNPPTHGGSIVAAVLASPELRATWEQELGEMRDRIRAMRNGLVQRLKAAGVDRDFSFVDKQRGMFSYSGLTAAQVDRLREEFGIYAVSTGRICVAALNTRNLDVVANAVASVLK from the coding sequence ATGTCCCTTTTTTCTGCCGTCGAACTCGCCCCCCGCGACCCGATTCTGGGCCTCAACGAAGCCTTCAACGCCGATCCGCGCCCGACGAAAGTCAATCTGGGCGTCGGCGTGTACACGAATGAAGAAGGCAAGATTCCGCTGCTGCGCGCCGTGCGCGAGGCGGAAAAAGCTCGCGTCGAGGCTGCGTTGCCGCGTGGTTATCTGCCGATCGACGGCATCGCCGCCTATGACGCCGCCGTGCAGTCGCTGTTGCTCGGCAAGGACTCGCCGCTGGTCGCAGACGGCCGCGTCGTCACGGCGCAGGCGCTCGGCGGCACGGGCGCGCTGAAGATCGGCGCGGACTTTCTGAAGCGCATGAACCCGAACGCAATCGTCGCGATCAGCGATCCGAGCTGGGAAAACCATCGCGCGCTGTTCGAAGGCGCAGGGTTCGAGGTCGTCAACTATCCGTACTACGACGCCGCGACGCACGGCGTGAACTTCGAAGGCATGCTGGCCGCGCTCAACGGCTACGCGGCGGGCACGATCGTCGTGCTGCACGCGTGCTGCCATAACCCGACGGGCGTCGATCTGACCGACGCGCAGTGGGCGCAGGTCGTCGAAGTGGTGAAGGCACGCGATCTCGTGCCGTTCCTCGACATCGCGTATCAGGGTTTCGGCGAGAGCATCGAGGCGGATGCCGCCGCCGTGCGCCTCTTCGCCGCCGCCGGACTGAACGTGTTCGTGTCGTCGTCGTTCTCGAAGTCGTTCTCGCTGTATGGCGAGCGTGTCGGCGCGTTGAGCATCATCACCGCGAGCAAGGAAGAATCGACGCGCGTGCTGTCGCAACTCAAGCGTGTGATCCGCACCAACTATTCGAACCCGCCGACGCACGGCGGGTCGATTGTGGCAGCCGTGCTGGCATCGCCCGAACTGCGCGCGACGTGGGAGCAGGAACTCGGCGAAATGCGCGACCGCATTCGCGCGATGCGCAACGGCCTCGTGCAGCGTCTGAAGGCGGCGGGCGTGGACCGTGACTTCTCGTTCGTCGACAAGCAGCGCGGCATGTTCTCCTACTCGGGCCTGACCGCCGCTCAGGTCGACCGCCTGCGCGAAGAGTTCGGCATCTATGCGGTGAGCACGGGCCGAATCTGCGTGGCCGCGCTGAACACGCGCAATCTGGATGTCGTCGCGAACGCCGTGGCCAGTGTGCTGAAGTAA
- a CDS encoding iron transporter, protein MVSTLTRGLVAAAGLTAMMAASAAEYPIGKQHIEGGMETGAVYLQPITMAPEGMMRKASDSDIHLEADIHAVKNNPTGFAEGDWMPYLNVTYELSKVGTTQTVKGDLMPMVASDGPHYGDNVKLFGPGKYHLKLHIAPPSETGHMAFGRHTDKETGVGAWFKPFTVEYDFPFAGIGKKGGY, encoded by the coding sequence ATGGTTTCAACGTTGACGCGCGGCCTCGTCGCCGCCGCTGGTCTCACCGCGATGATGGCGGCCTCGGCTGCCGAATATCCGATCGGCAAGCAGCACATCGAAGGCGGCATGGAAACGGGGGCCGTCTACCTGCAGCCGATCACGATGGCGCCGGAAGGCATGATGCGCAAGGCGTCGGACTCGGACATCCATCTGGAAGCCGATATCCACGCGGTCAAGAACAATCCGACCGGTTTCGCGGAAGGCGACTGGATGCCGTACCTCAACGTCACGTACGAACTGAGCAAGGTCGGCACGACGCAGACGGTCAAGGGCGACCTGATGCCGATGGTCGCGAGCGACGGCCCGCACTACGGCGACAACGTCAAGCTGTTCGGGCCGGGCAAGTATCACCTGAAGCTGCATATCGCGCCGCCGTCGGAGACGGGCCACATGGCGTTCGGCCGTCATACCGACAAGGAAACGGGCGTCGGCGCGTGGTTCAAGCCGTTCACGGTGGAATACGACTTCCCGTTCGCGGGCATCGGCAAGAAGGGCGGCTATTAA